In Plasmodium gaboni strain SY75 chromosome 14, whole genome shotgun sequence, one genomic interval encodes:
- a CDS encoding RNA guanylyltransferase — MITSTYHPGEKIENEFLKEKIRSKINEMLKWKRRGFPGCNPVSLTNHNIKNLFTKDYLICEKTDGVRYFLFIASNTTFLIDRNYEIFKNDMHIPTLEDLSKKQQLTLLDGELVEDIIYNKKTGVEEKKIVYLIYDGLYIQRKDITNLSYFERLTNVYNYVITPLKKYKKSQKKKKIKNNLQSNNENESLYIELDEKDNTKKRKSNLNNILAEEEKVLISQNKNDHPHINNKNGNTLDMNNFNMDNSNMDNSNVDNSNINNINMNQKLNNPNEKNNLIMNHAILSEENNNTIKNIETNDNINTLNNCNFLLCKREEHREEKEDEEEEEEEEEEEDERSFSSDDTASTIHEEEIPFEIYLKDFYPIEKICELIKIMKKLPHYSDGIIFTPLHSPYITGNFYQLLKWKPLNLNTVDFGIETIYDEYNIPSKFELFISINGVRTSYKCYLAEYGDVYKELLQLAISNKISHYIIECYYVSKNIFSICKGENGKEQKVEGGWIAQKIRFDKNIPNDISTLNKVIQSILDNITIDSLIKEISRNRKGK, encoded by the coding sequence ATGATAACGAGTACATATCACCCTGGAGAAAAAATTGAGAATGAATTTTTGAAGGAAAAGATTCGCTCAAAAATTAACGAAATGCTAAAATGGAAAAGGAGAGGTTTTCCAGGTTGTAATCCTGTTTCTTTAACaaatcataatataaaaaatttatttactaaagattatttaatatgtgAGAAAACAGATGGAGTACGCTACTTTTTGTTTATAGCATCAAATACAACATTTTTAATTGATAGAAATTATGAAATTTTTAAGAATGATATGCATATACCAACTTTAGAAGATTTATCCAAAAAACAACAACTAACTTTATTAGATGGAGAGTTAGTTgaagatattatatataataaaaaaactggagtagaagaaaaaaaaattgtttatttaatttatgatggtttatatatacaaagAAAAGATATAACAAATTTATCTTATTTTGAGAGATTAACAAATGTGTATAATTATGTTATAACAcctttaaaaaaatataaaaaatcgcaaaaaaaaaaaaaaataaaaaataatttacaatctaataatgaaaatgaatCTCTATATATTGAACTTGATGAAAAAGATAACActaaaaaaagaaaaagtaatttaaataatatctTAGCAGAAGAAGAAAAGGTATTGATATctcaaaataaaaatgaccatccacatattaataataaaaatggGAATACTCTtgatatgaataattttaatatggATAATTCTAATATGGATAATTCTAATGTGGATAATTctaatattaataatattaatatgaatCAGAAACTAAATAATCctaatgaaaaaaataatttaataatgaatCATGCAATTCTTAGcgaagaaaataataatactatAAAAAACATCGAAACgaatgataatattaatactTTAAATAATTGTAACTTTCTGTTGTGTAAACGAGAAGAACATagagaagaaaaagaagatgaggaagaagaagaagaagaagaagaagaagaagatgaACGTTCGTTTTCATCTGATGATACTGCTTCAACAATTCATGAGGAAGAAATTCcttttgaaatatatttaaaagatttttatccaatagaaaaaatatgtgaacttataaaaattatgaaaaagCTACCTCATTATTCTGATggtattatttttacacCTTTACATTCACCATATATAACAGGTAATTTTTATCAACTCCTAAAATGGAAACCTCTAAATTTAAATACTGTCGATTTTGGCATAGAAACTATATACgatgaatataatattccTAGTAAATTTGAACTCTTTATATCTATAAACGGGGTAAGGACATCTTATAAATGTTATCTTGCTGAGTATGGAGATGTCTACAAAGAATTGTTACAATTGGCTatttcaaataaaatatcacattatattattgaaTGTTATTATGTATCCAAAAATATCTTCTCAATTTGTAAAGGTGAAAATGGTAAGGAACAAAAAGTAGAAGGAGGGTGGATAGCTCAAAAAATAAGATTCgataaaaatattccaAATGATATATCAACACTAAATAAAGTTATACAAAGTATACTTGATAATATTACTATAGATTCGTTAATCAAAGAAATATCGAGAAAtagaaaaggaaaataa